One window of the Chitinophaga niabensis genome contains the following:
- a CDS encoding glycoside hydrolase family 16 protein — MKHIIIILTALVTSSFIPAKDNYKLVWADEFNKDGAPDPAKWDYEYGFVRNQEPQWYQPENASCKDGFLIIEAKKERKKNTSYDSTSKHWQRNREYAEYTSACLITKGKFDFKYGKVTMRAKIDIRKGMWPAFWMLGNKKGATRWPACGEVDIMEYYRGNLLANACWEGEKSSAWDEAKWPVADMGGAAWAEKFHEWQLIWDEQKMVISVDGKELNQVDMSKTINVHRGDNPFKENFFLLLNFALGQAGEEIPAENIPAKFIVDYVRVYQ, encoded by the coding sequence ATGAAACATATCATCATCATTTTAACAGCACTCGTTACTTCTTCCTTTATACCGGCGAAGGATAATTATAAACTCGTATGGGCAGACGAATTCAATAAGGATGGCGCGCCCGATCCTGCAAAATGGGATTATGAATACGGTTTTGTACGTAACCAGGAACCGCAATGGTACCAGCCGGAAAATGCCAGCTGTAAAGACGGCTTCCTGATCATTGAAGCTAAAAAGGAAAGAAAAAAGAACACCAGCTACGATTCCACCAGCAAACATTGGCAACGGAACCGGGAATATGCAGAATATACCTCTGCCTGCCTGATCACAAAAGGGAAATTTGATTTCAAATATGGCAAGGTGACCATGCGGGCAAAGATAGATATCCGCAAAGGCATGTGGCCCGCCTTCTGGATGCTGGGCAATAAAAAAGGTGCCACCCGCTGGCCTGCCTGCGGTGAAGTAGATATCATGGAATACTACCGTGGCAACCTGCTGGCCAATGCCTGCTGGGAAGGAGAAAAGTCATCCGCCTGGGACGAAGCAAAATGGCCTGTGGCAGATATGGGTGGTGCCGCCTGGGCAGAAAAGTTCCATGAATGGCAGCTGATATGGGATGAGCAGAAAATGGTGATCTCTGTAGACGGTAAAGAACTGAACCAGGTGGATATGAGCAAAACCATCAATGTACATCGTGGAGATAATCCCTTTAAGGAGAATTTCTTTTTACTGCTCAACTTCGCATTAGGACAGGCAGGCGAAGAAATACCTGCTGAAAACATTCCGGCTAAGTTCATTGTTGATTACGTTAGAGTTTACCAGTAA
- a CDS encoding pirin family protein, with protein MKKAILHVLLGREKKITEEETVIQPLPHKDFRFANPFIVIHHIGPEVIKPGSELRIHPHPHRGFSPVTFSIQGEGYHMDNAGHSGTISAGGIQWMFAGKGLLHSEGPTKAILEKGGTQEWIQIWVNVPKANKWDDPYYQSAVKDQLPVVLEQEGVQLRLASGEYEGKKSPMKSFTPVIAIIGTIQKGKTVKIDATPGYQALLYVSKGSISANDRDAVPFHNLIVFEKENDEIVITALEDAAILFLSAEPIDEPVAAKDNFVMNTAEEVEQAISDYKNGLFGTLQY; from the coding sequence ATGAAAAAAGCGATCCTGCACGTATTATTGGGCCGGGAGAAAAAGATCACCGAAGAAGAAACAGTGATACAGCCTTTGCCGCATAAAGATTTCAGATTTGCCAACCCCTTTATTGTGATCCATCACATTGGCCCGGAAGTGATAAAACCCGGATCGGAATTGCGTATTCACCCACATCCGCATCGCGGGTTCTCCCCTGTTACTTTTTCCATACAGGGAGAAGGTTATCATATGGATAATGCCGGCCATTCCGGTACTATCTCCGCAGGTGGCATTCAGTGGATGTTTGCAGGAAAAGGATTGCTGCACAGCGAAGGGCCTACCAAAGCGATCTTGGAAAAAGGCGGTACACAGGAATGGATCCAGATCTGGGTGAATGTACCCAAAGCTAATAAGTGGGATGATCCTTATTACCAATCTGCTGTAAAAGATCAGTTGCCCGTAGTGCTGGAACAGGAAGGTGTGCAGTTAAGGCTGGCCAGTGGGGAATATGAAGGCAAAAAGAGCCCCATGAAAAGCTTCACGCCTGTTATTGCTATCATTGGTACCATTCAAAAAGGTAAAACGGTGAAGATAGATGCAACACCAGGTTACCAGGCATTACTATATGTTTCAAAAGGCAGTATCTCCGCTAATGATAGAGATGCCGTTCCCTTCCATAACCTGATCGTTTTTGAAAAAGAAAATGATGAGATCGTTATCACCGCGCTGGAGGATGCAGCCATCCTCTTCCTCTCCGCAGAACCGATCGATGAACCCGTAGCTGCCAAGGATAATTTTGTGATGAATACGGCGGAAGAAGTGGAACAGGCCATCTCCGATTACAAAAATGGCCTGTTCGGAACACTGCAATACTAA